One Halovivax ruber XH-70 genomic region harbors:
- a CDS encoding RAD55 family ATPase: MERIPFGVSRLDAMIGGGAPAGSVVLLAGESGAGAREFCYTSAAMNALATADSATFDLYYGDLEGSASPPADAHYVTFTDESAAVVDEMRFALADDLVDAAAPELTIADFSQEYFQLSPVPTEWYSDRTPDIRALGESTDRRDVLAAVSEYLTANAPGNLVVIDSVTDLIAASTDRFDPADLTFLLKGLARATYRWGGLVLLLVNVEPLDARTLGRLKEAADGTLLFEWETGGSERARTLVVEEFRGVLSRLEDENIVRFETEIGDTGFDVSNVRKIR; this comes from the coding sequence ATGGAGCGGATTCCCTTCGGCGTCTCCCGCCTCGACGCGATGATCGGTGGTGGCGCCCCGGCGGGGAGCGTGGTTCTGCTCGCCGGCGAATCCGGCGCGGGTGCCAGGGAGTTCTGTTACACGAGTGCGGCGATGAACGCGCTCGCGACGGCGGATTCGGCAACGTTCGACCTCTACTACGGCGATCTGGAGGGGTCGGCGTCCCCGCCGGCCGACGCTCACTACGTTACGTTCACGGACGAGTCTGCGGCGGTCGTCGACGAGATGCGCTTCGCCCTCGCGGACGACCTCGTCGACGCGGCGGCCCCGGAGCTCACGATAGCCGACTTCTCACAGGAGTACTTTCAGCTCTCGCCCGTTCCGACGGAGTGGTACTCTGATCGGACGCCCGATATCAGGGCGCTCGGCGAGTCCACCGACAGGCGGGACGTACTGGCGGCCGTCAGCGAGTATCTTACGGCGAACGCGCCGGGCAACCTGGTCGTGATCGACTCCGTGACGGACCTCATCGCCGCCTCGACCGACCGGTTCGATCCGGCCGACCTCACCTTTCTCCTCAAGGGGCTCGCACGGGCGACCTATCGATGGGGTGGGCTCGTCCTCTTGCTGGTCAACGTCGAACCGCTCGATGCACGCACGCTCGGCCGGCTCAAAGAAGCTGCGGACGGGACCTTGCTGTTCGAGTGGGAGACGGGCGGCTCCGAACGCGCACGCACGCTCGTCGTCGAGGAGTTCCGCGGCGTCCTCTCCCGGCTCGAAGACGAGAACATCGTCCGATTCGAGACCGAGATCGGCGACACCGGGTTCGACGTGAGCAACGTCCGGAAGATCCGATAA
- a CDS encoding MMPL family transporter, with protein MSWMDRLAGAIMDHSKAVIAVMLVFTVIMGAGAGMVDQTSSLDTFQGDSDESTALSYAQNNFDSGNENGTSAQVIVRGDNVLTKDALVSQLELQQSFRDEPTVNRTLSEEQPSVGVANLVAITAISGEQQRELQEEAAALEQRQAELNATAEALSASLDSIRDGESSSAREAFESANQNSPVTLTDSHFQPFEQAVGMLQSAENESQVESAYQLGTQGVLEDEYAQLSERSERLQERQAALQNGSAPPIADQIAAIEAMNETTFDRTLGTVLSEEGAGELNGLAFMPVDYDVGSTSANATMMLVTHQMEGGGGAEAQTGSMPQSIVDAQLEMRSIANADDAPGTDVMIFGGGVMTEEINNSMGDSLAIVGPLALLFVVLALIVAYRDVLDILLGLFGIIAVLVWTFGFMGWTGISFNQIFIAVPVLLIGLSIDYAIHIFMRHREQRHEGGAYAEADSRGSMRTALVGVGIALVWVTATTVIGFLSNLTSPVPPIQDFGVVSAAGITAALLIFGALIPAIKVELDEFLENRGFDRKKRAFGTGGGRFSQLLGAGSVAARRAPIAVILIALLVSAGGAYGATQVDTTFDQEDFIAEDPPEWTKNLPEPFKPAEYTMKENLDYVNQHFVREDAQAQIVVQGDGVTDPQTLQRIHDAEREAANNSVVATLGSGDADLESPIRTMQAVAAENESFNATLTAADTNDDMVPDQNVEGVYDALFATAPTEASNVIHQTDDGQYQGVRMVISTQGTAAMSDVTDEMQTIASGIDGTAGVSATATGQTILFDIVSDQLMDTVIESLVITLVAVFAFLMLTYRLTEGSATLGAVTLMPVVFSVSWILGTMYLTGIPFNVMTGMITSLTVGLGVAYSIHISERYNLELERTGSVWEAMSRTITGTGGALLGSAATTVGGFGVLAFAILPPLQQFGIITGMTIIYAFLASVLVLPSLLVLWTKYLGPDDVSFAVPGAQPAASDGGKTGPASESDDTLPSDEDD; from the coding sequence ATGAGCTGGATGGACCGCCTCGCCGGAGCGATCATGGATCACTCCAAAGCGGTGATCGCGGTTATGCTGGTTTTCACTGTGATCATGGGCGCGGGCGCAGGGATGGTGGACCAGACGTCCTCGCTCGATACGTTCCAGGGTGACTCGGACGAATCGACGGCGCTCTCGTACGCGCAGAACAACTTCGATAGTGGAAACGAGAACGGAACCTCTGCGCAGGTGATCGTCAGAGGGGACAACGTTCTCACGAAGGACGCCCTCGTCTCACAGCTCGAACTCCAGCAGTCCTTCAGAGACGAGCCGACGGTCAATCGAACGCTCTCCGAGGAGCAGCCCTCGGTCGGCGTTGCGAATCTCGTCGCCATCACGGCGATCTCTGGCGAACAACAGCGCGAGTTGCAGGAAGAAGCTGCTGCCCTCGAACAGCGACAGGCCGAACTGAACGCGACCGCCGAAGCCTTGAGCGCGTCGCTCGATTCGATCCGGGACGGAGAGTCGTCGTCGGCGCGTGAGGCGTTCGAATCGGCGAACCAGAACTCGCCCGTCACCCTGACCGACTCGCACTTCCAGCCGTTCGAACAGGCCGTCGGCATGCTCCAGAGTGCCGAGAACGAGTCGCAGGTCGAATCGGCCTACCAGCTCGGTACGCAGGGCGTCCTCGAGGACGAGTACGCACAACTGAGCGAACGCAGTGAGCGGTTGCAGGAGCGCCAGGCTGCCCTGCAGAACGGTTCCGCACCGCCGATCGCCGATCAGATCGCGGCGATCGAGGCGATGAACGAGACGACGTTCGACCGAACGCTCGGCACCGTCCTCAGCGAAGAGGGAGCGGGGGAACTGAACGGTCTCGCCTTCATGCCGGTCGATTACGACGTCGGTTCGACGAGCGCGAACGCGACGATGATGCTCGTCACCCACCAGATGGAGGGTGGTGGGGGCGCTGAAGCCCAGACGGGTTCGATGCCGCAGTCGATCGTCGACGCCCAGCTCGAGATGCGGTCGATCGCGAACGCGGACGACGCCCCCGGAACCGATGTCATGATCTTCGGTGGCGGCGTCATGACCGAGGAGATCAACAACTCGATGGGTGACAGCTTGGCCATCGTCGGCCCGCTCGCGCTGTTGTTCGTCGTCCTCGCGCTGATCGTCGCCTACCGCGACGTCCTGGACATCCTCCTCGGGCTCTTCGGCATAATCGCCGTCCTCGTCTGGACGTTCGGCTTCATGGGCTGGACTGGGATCAGTTTCAACCAGATCTTCATCGCCGTTCCCGTTCTGCTGATCGGGCTCTCGATCGACTACGCAATCCACATCTTCATGCGCCACCGGGAGCAGCGCCACGAGGGTGGTGCGTACGCAGAAGCGGACTCCCGTGGGTCGATGCGGACGGCCCTCGTCGGCGTCGGGATCGCCCTCGTCTGGGTGACCGCGACGACCGTGATCGGGTTCCTCTCGAACCTCACCAGTCCCGTCCCGCCAATTCAGGACTTCGGCGTGGTGAGCGCGGCCGGGATCACGGCCGCGCTGTTGATCTTCGGCGCGCTGATCCCGGCGATCAAGGTCGAACTCGACGAGTTCCTCGAGAACCGCGGGTTCGATCGCAAGAAGCGGGCGTTCGGGACCGGCGGCGGCCGATTCAGCCAGCTCCTCGGCGCCGGGTCGGTGGCCGCACGGCGCGCTCCGATTGCCGTCATCCTCATCGCACTGCTCGTGAGCGCCGGCGGTGCTTACGGCGCGACGCAGGTCGACACGACCTTCGATCAGGAGGACTTCATCGCCGAGGACCCACCGGAGTGGACGAAGAACCTGCCGGAACCGTTCAAACCGGCCGAGTACACGATGAAGGAGAACCTGGACTACGTCAACCAGCACTTCGTCCGCGAGGACGCACAGGCCCAGATCGTGGTTCAGGGTGACGGCGTCACGGATCCACAGACGTTACAACGGATCCACGATGCCGAGCGCGAGGCCGCGAACAACAGCGTCGTCGCGACGCTCGGGAGCGGTGACGCCGACCTCGAGAGTCCGATTCGAACGATGCAGGCGGTCGCCGCGGAGAACGAATCGTTCAACGCGACGCTCACCGCGGCAGACACCAACGACGACATGGTGCCAGACCAGAACGTCGAGGGAGTCTACGATGCCCTGTTCGCGACTGCGCCCACCGAAGCGTCCAACGTGATTCACCAGACCGACGACGGCCAGTACCAGGGTGTCCGGATGGTCATCTCGACGCAAGGGACGGCGGCGATGAGCGACGTCACCGACGAGATGCAGACCATCGCGTCCGGCATCGACGGGACGGCGGGTGTCTCTGCCACCGCCACTGGTCAGACGATCCTGTTCGACATCGTCTCCGACCAGCTGATGGATACGGTCATCGAGAGCTTGGTGATCACGCTCGTGGCCGTCTTCGCCTTCCTCATGCTCACCTACCGGCTCACGGAAGGGAGCGCGACCCTCGGCGCGGTCACGCTGATGCCCGTCGTCTTCAGCGTCTCGTGGATCCTGGGGACGATGTATCTCACCGGCATTCCGTTCAACGTGATGACGGGGATGATCACGAGCCTCACGGTCGGGCTCGGCGTGGCCTACAGCATCCACATCAGTGAACGCTACAACCTGGAACTCGAACGGACGGGATCGGTCTGGGAGGCGATGTCCCGGACGATCACCGGCACGGGCGGTGCACTGCTCGGGAGCGCGGCGACGACCGTCGGTGGATTCGGCGTCCTCGCGTTCGCCATCCTCCCGCCGCTCCAGCAGTTCGGCATCATCACGGGCATGACGATCATCTACGCGTTCCTCGCGAGCGTGCTCGTCCTGCCGAGCCTGCTCGTGCTCTGGACGAAGTACCTGGGGCCGGACGACGTCTCGTTCGCCGTCCCTGGCGCACAGCCTGCCGCCAGTGATGGTGGGAAGACCGGTCCGGCAAGCGAGTCCGACGACACGCTCCCGTCGGACGAAGACGACTGA
- a CDS encoding beta-ribofuranosylaminobenzene 5'-phosphate synthase family protein: MVTVSTGARLHVGFQNLSLAHDRLYGGVGVGLAEPRTRISAEPADDISVAGQPVGRYATRAVERLGVSGVEIEVESSIPRHVGLGSGTQLALAVYAATALAHDRPLAIRSDAPELGRGGRSGVGVATFERGGFVVDAGHPTARFTTAPPERGEWTVPPVVARHKLPESWRFVVVVPDATPGRSGDAEDASIRSVVEDASPAVADEIAGVLTRRLLPAAAAGHLDAFGDAVERIGRLNGTWYTETQGGVFRPPAGRLVEHLDEAPVLTGIGQSSWGPAVYGVTDRTHRDEAETLARDSLDELGLDGTVYVTRPAADGFRVHE; the protein is encoded by the coding sequence ATGGTCACCGTCAGCACCGGCGCCCGCCTCCACGTCGGGTTTCAGAACCTCTCGCTCGCACACGACCGCCTGTACGGCGGCGTTGGCGTCGGCCTCGCCGAGCCGCGGACCCGAATCAGCGCCGAACCGGCCGACGATATCTCGGTGGCGGGCCAGCCAGTTGGCCGGTACGCCACCCGGGCGGTCGAACGCCTCGGCGTGTCCGGCGTCGAGATCGAGGTGGAGTCGTCGATCCCCCGCCACGTCGGTCTCGGGAGCGGGACGCAACTCGCGCTGGCCGTCTACGCGGCGACCGCACTCGCACACGATCGCCCGCTCGCGATTCGGTCAGACGCCCCCGAACTGGGACGCGGTGGGCGAAGCGGTGTTGGCGTGGCGACGTTCGAACGCGGCGGCTTCGTCGTCGATGCCGGCCACCCGACAGCCAGGTTCACGACGGCGCCACCGGAACGTGGCGAGTGGACCGTCCCGCCGGTGGTCGCTCGCCACAAACTCCCGGAGTCGTGGCGGTTCGTCGTGGTCGTTCCGGACGCGACGCCGGGCCGGAGCGGTGACGCGGAAGACGCGAGCATCCGGTCCGTCGTCGAAGACGCGTCACCAGCTGTCGCAGACGAGATCGCTGGCGTCCTCACCAGGCGATTGCTTCCCGCAGCCGCGGCTGGGCACCTGGACGCCTTTGGCGACGCAGTCGAGCGAATCGGCCGCCTGAACGGGACCTGGTACACCGAGACCCAGGGCGGCGTCTTTCGCCCACCAGCCGGTCGCCTCGTCGAGCACCTCGACGAGGCCCCGGTACTCACCGGAATCGGCCAGTCGTCGTGGGGCCCGGCGGTCTACGGCGTGACCGACCGAACCCACCGTGACGAGGCCGAGACACTCGCCCGTGACAGTCTCGACGAACTCGGACTGGACGGGACGGTCTACGTCACCCGTCCGGCTGCGGACGGGTTCCGGGTACACGAGTGA
- a CDS encoding TetR/AcrR family transcriptional regulator, which produces MNQGTSFLDDPDDTREAIMRATYVALGKHGYSDLTIQRIGDEFSKSKSLLYHHYDSKDDLLLDFLEFMLTQLEEQLPVYRDSGADDHIQDIVDQTFVFGGSHTSDDFARAILELRTQGAHDDAFRSYFTRSDQFVRKHVAHTIRSGIEQGIFRDVDPQETAALFQLTFVGTMTQRVTSDDDVLEDARAEFERYVRECLLAE; this is translated from the coding sequence ATGAACCAGGGAACGTCGTTTCTCGACGATCCGGACGATACCCGGGAAGCGATCATGCGCGCGACCTACGTCGCACTCGGGAAGCACGGCTACTCGGATCTGACGATCCAGCGAATCGGTGACGAGTTCTCGAAGAGCAAGTCGCTGCTGTACCACCACTACGACAGCAAAGACGATCTCCTGCTCGACTTTCTCGAGTTCATGCTGACCCAGCTCGAAGAGCAGTTGCCGGTGTACAGGGATAGCGGCGCCGACGACCACATTCAGGATATCGTCGACCAGACCTTCGTCTTCGGCGGGAGCCACACCAGCGACGACTTCGCTCGCGCGATTCTCGAACTGCGTACACAGGGAGCCCACGACGACGCGTTCCGTTCGTACTTCACCCGCAGCGACCAGTTCGTCCGAAAACACGTGGCCCACACGATTCGATCCGGCATCGAGCAGGGAATCTTCCGGGACGTCGATCCACAGGAGACTGCGGCACTGTTTCAACTCACGTTCGTCGGGACGATGACGCAGCGCGTGACGAGTGACGACGACGTCCTCGAAGATGCACGCGCCGAGTTCGAACGCTACGTCCGCGAGTGTCTGCTGGCCGAGTAA